The following DNA comes from Microbacterium wangchenii.
GGTACCGTGGAGGGATGAGCGATGAGCGGTGGATGTGGGGTGTCGGGCTCGCCACGGTGTCCGGCGACGGCACGGTGCTGGACACGTGGTATCCGGAGCCGGCCCTGGGCCGCCTGCCGATGGGGTTCAACCCGGCCATGCCGCCCGCCGGGCTGGAGCAGTTCGCCGTTGACGACGCGCGCCGCGCGGTGTCGGTCGAGGTCGTGACGCGGGAGATCGACCTGGATGCGCCGCCCACCTCGACTTCGGACGCATACCTCCGGCTGCACGCGCTGTCGCACCGTCTGGTGCGCCCCAACGAGGTGAACCTCGACGGCATCTTCGCGCATCTCCCGAACGTGGCGTGGACGACTGCGGGCCCGATGCATCCCGACGACGCGACGCGGCTGCGCCCGATCCTCCTGCGCGAGGGCGTGCAGGTGCAGGGCCTGGACAAGTTCCCGCGCCTGCTGGACTACGTCACGCCGCCGGGCGTCCGCATCGCGGATGCGTCGCGCGTGCGGCTGGGCGCCTACCTCTCCCCGGGCACGACCGTCATGCACGAGGGCTTCGTCAACTTCAACGCCGGGACCCTGGGCGCCTCGATGGTCGAGGGGCGCATCTCGCAGGGCGTCGTCGTCGGGGACGGCAGCGACATCGGGGGCGGCGCCTCGGTCATGGGAAC
Coding sequences within:
- the dapD gene encoding 2,3,4,5-tetrahydropyridine-2,6-dicarboxylate N-succinyltransferase, whose protein sequence is MSDERWMWGVGLATVSGDGTVLDTWYPEPALGRLPMGFNPAMPPAGLEQFAVDDARRAVSVEVVTREIDLDAPPTSTSDAYLRLHALSHRLVRPNEVNLDGIFAHLPNVAWTTAGPMHPDDATRLRPILLREGVQVQGLDKFPRLLDYVTPPGVRIADASRVRLGAYLSPGTTVMHEGFVNFNAGTLGASMVEGRISQGVVVGDGSDIGGGASVMGTLSGGGTHRVSIGARTLLGANAGIGISLGDDCVVEAGLYVTAGTKIRLAGEAPRPDGTHPVVKGAELSGRPGLLFRRNSLTGAVEAVRREGVGVVLNDALHA